TGACGACCAACTCAAACCGTTTTCCGTTTCGCAATTTGTTGGATGAGAATTTCTTCATCCACCGCTTCGTGCGTCATGAAGCAGCTTTTCTTGGGAGAATGCAAGTGCGTACTTTTACCCGATTTGCTATCGTACTATTGTTAGTAGCAGGGTGCTCTTTGCTTGCTAATGCACAATCAAAAGTGGGCACTACTGCGGCACCATTTTTGAACATCGCTATTGGTGCTCGTCCGCTGGGCATGGGTGGCGCTTATACAGCGGTAAGCGGCGATGCGGCGTCATTGTATTGGAATCCAGCATCTTTGGCGCGACTCAAGCAAACTGAAGTGGTTCTTTTACATACAAAATGGTTAGCGACCATGAACTTCAATTATGCCGGAATCGCGATGCCATTGGAAAAAGGTGCTATCGGGTTTCATGTTACGATGCTTGATGTCGGAGAAATGGAACAGACAACCGAAACCCAGCAAGATGGCACGGGACTGTTCTTTTCGGCGTATGATGTATCCGGTGCGATTGCTTATGCATATCCACTCACTGACCGGTTTTATTTCGGTGTCAATGGAAAATTCATCTACCAAAGAATCTGGAATGAGACTGCATCGGCAGTTGCGTTGGATTTCGGAACGCTGTTCCAGACACCGTTCGATAAACTATGGCTTGGAATGGCGATCTCGAATTTTGGTACCGATATGAAGATGAGTGGAAAAGATTTGTATCACTACTACGATCCGGCTCCAAATCGAACCGGTAACAACGATAAAGTACTTGCTGGCATTGAAACGGATGAATGGCCATTGCCATTAAATGTACGGTTGGGACTTGCCTATTATACGAAGGTTATCACCGAACAGAATCAAGTTACCTTGGCAATGGATTTCGTTCACCCGAATGACAATACCGAGAGTATCAATCTCGGCGGCGAGTATGAATGGAACCGGCAGTTTGCATTGCGCGCCGGTTACAAAGCGCTCTTCTTACAAGATTCTGAGGAAGGCGTTACTGCAGGTATTGGATTGAAACTC
This window of the bacterium genome carries:
- a CDS encoding PorV/PorQ family protein, which codes for MTTNSNRFPFRNLLDENFFIHRFVRHEAAFLGRMQVRTFTRFAIVLLLVAGCSLLANAQSKVGTTAAPFLNIAIGARPLGMGGAYTAVSGDAASLYWNPASLARLKQTEVVLLHTKWLATMNFNYAGIAMPLEKGAIGFHVTMLDVGEMEQTTETQQDGTGLFFSAYDVSGAIAYAYPLTDRFYFGVNGKFIYQRIWNETASAVALDFGTLFQTPFDKLWLGMAISNFGTDMKMSGKDLYHYYDPAPNRTGNNDKVLAGIETDEWPLPLNVRLGLAYYTKVITEQNQVTLAMDFVHPNDNTESINLGGEYEWNRQFALRAGYKALFLQDSEEGVTAGIGLKLPFAVDKTAKFDFAYENFNRLGGVMKYSLGLMF